The window GTCATCGGCGAGAAGTTCGATCAGAAGGCGGACGGCGTTGAGCGCGTGGCCGCTGCGCACCAGCCGGGGAAAGGCCGCGTGGACCGCGGTGAACATCTCCAGTACCAGGTCGTGGCGGGCACGCAGGTGGGCGTGCTCGTGCTCCAGGATCGCCGACATCTCGTTGTCGGCGAGCGTCTTGAGCGCCCCCTCGCTGACGACGACGCGGCTGCGGACACCCGGAAGGCAGTACGCCAGCGGTTCGTCGACGTCGAGGACGCGCAGCCTGCTGCGGGAGCGGGTGCGGCTGTGGTGGGCCCCGACGAGGTCGACGACCATCCGGTGGTGTGCCCGGCGTCGCCGGGTCGCGACCGCGACGTTGAGTACCGAGACGACCAATCGGGCGCCGACGACGAGTGTCAGCAGGAAGACGACGACGTAGGCGGTCCACAACGGCCACCCCAGGACCGCGATCTCACCGACGATCGTCGAGGTGGGCCTGCCGTCGGGACCGGGTACGAAAAGCCTGCTCGCGATTGCGATTCCGGCGGAGAACGCCGACAGCACCGCGGCCGCCGCGATCGACTGCCACAGCACGATCGCTGCCCGCGGAGCGCGCAGTGGCCAGGCTGCTCGCGCCAGCATCGCAGGCACCGGCCCCGAGAGGAGCAACGCGAGGAGGGAGAAGGCCAGCGCGGACACGCTGTAAGTGTCCCTCAGGCGGTGGGTGAATCGCCAGCGGGCCGGTCTGTCGGGTGCTTGTCTTCCAGTTCGGCCAGGGCGCGGCGCAATGCAGCCGCCTCACCGGCGCCGACGCGTTCGACGAAGT is drawn from Mycolicibacterium gilvum and contains these coding sequences:
- a CDS encoding M56 family metallopeptidase, coding for MSALAFSLLALLLSGPVPAMLARAAWPLRAPRAAIVLWQSIAAAAVLSAFSAGIAIASRLFVPGPDGRPTSTIVGEIAVLGWPLWTAYVVVFLLTLVVGARLVVSVLNVAVATRRRRAHHRMVVDLVGAHHSRTRSRSRLRVLDVDEPLAYCLPGVRSRVVVSEGALKTLADNEMSAILEHEHAHLRARHDLVLEMFTAVHAAFPRLVRSGHALNAVRLLIELLADDAAVRAEGPTPLARALVACASGRAPRGALAAGGPTTVVRVRRLGGKPNSRMLAAGAYAAAAAVLVVPTVAFAVPWLNELHRLFLV